From bacterium, the proteins below share one genomic window:
- the gcvH gene encoding glycine cleavage system protein GcvH, with amino-acid sequence MAEVEGYNLPDELYYHKEHMWVKKEGDLVRVGINDFSQKLAGELSFIELPDEGTEASANEVIGSYETGKWMGKIYAPISGEVAEKNSELEDDPTLINSDPYGKGWIYTMKPADPSEVDGLMKGEAAATWLKTEIEKHGKK; translated from the coding sequence ATGGCAGAAGTTGAAGGCTACAACCTTCCCGATGAGCTTTATTATCACAAAGAGCATATGTGGGTTAAAAAAGAAGGAGATCTTGTCCGGGTAGGAATCAACGATTTCAGCCAGAAGCTTGCCGGAGAACTAAGCTTCATTGAACTTCCCGATGAAGGCACGGAAGCCAGCGCGAACGAGGTCATAGGTTCTTACGAAACAGGCAAGTGGATGGGCAAAATCTACGCTCCAATATCGGGTGAAGTGGCAGAAAAGAATTCCGAACTAGAAGATGACCCGACCCTCATAAACTCCGATCCTTACGGTAAGGGCTGGATTTATACCATGAAACCAGCAGACCCTTCAGAGGTCGACGGTCTTATGAAGGGTGAAGCCGCCGCAACCTGGCTTAAAACCGAGATCGAGAAGCACGGTAAGAAATAG
- a CDS encoding CoB--CoM heterodisulfide reductase subunit B encodes MAKKLALYLGCTVPVRAQNYEISARVIAKHFGIELVDISSFTCCGFPIKSVSQQSALVMAARNLALAEKEGLDMTTLCTACTGTQVEANHELKHNAEKLAEVNKILKAEGLEYKGTVNVRHFARVLYEDVGIDRIRAEVKVDLQSTPIAAHPGCHFFKPSEAFENFDDPENPHVYDDLINATGAKSTFYSERELCCGGGILGIRVDIAYAMAGRKLASIKASGSEAMALICPFCNVMYEQNQKKIEKEMEQEFNIPSIYYPQLLGLALGYTPDELGFSINRVKPKEILQRIGAISEKPAAG; translated from the coding sequence ATGGCTAAGAAGCTTGCACTCTATCTAGGCTGCACCGTGCCCGTACGCGCCCAGAATTACGAAATTTCAGCCCGTGTAATAGCGAAGCATTTCGGCATTGAACTGGTCGATATCTCCTCCTTTACCTGCTGCGGGTTTCCTATAAAATCCGTCAGTCAGCAGTCAGCGCTCGTAATGGCCGCAAGAAATCTCGCCCTTGCGGAAAAAGAAGGCCTTGATATGACAACACTCTGCACCGCTTGCACAGGAACCCAGGTTGAAGCGAACCATGAGTTAAAGCACAACGCAGAAAAGTTGGCTGAAGTCAACAAGATTCTAAAAGCTGAGGGGTTAGAGTACAAGGGGACAGTTAACGTACGTCATTTTGCACGGGTGCTTTATGAAGATGTGGGTATTGACCGCATTCGCGCAGAAGTAAAGGTCGATTTGCAGTCAACTCCGATTGCTGCGCACCCGGGATGTCACTTCTTCAAGCCTTCTGAGGCTTTCGAGAACTTCGATGACCCTGAGAACCCGCATGTTTATGATGACCTGATAAATGCAACAGGTGCAAAAAGCACTTTCTACTCGGAACGCGAACTATGCTGCGGAGGCGGCATTCTGGGCATACGGGTCGACATAGCTTATGCAATGGCCGGTCGCAAGCTCGCGAGCATCAAGGCATCCGGCTCGGAGGCGATGGCTCTCATATGCCCTTTTTGCAATGTTATGTACGAGCAGAACCAGAAGAAGATAGAGAAGGAGATGGAACAGGAGTTCAATATTCCCTCTATATATTATCCTCAGCTTCTTGGTCTTGCTCTCGGTTACACGCCTGACGAACTGGGCTTTTCCATAAATCGCGTTAAACCTAAAGAGATTCTTCAAAGAATTGGAGCAATTAGTGAAAAACCTGCTGCAGGGTGA
- a CDS encoding heterodisulfide reductase subunit F yields the protein MEQTSAVSERLYYKRENPYLPMPMKIRDIRVESEDGMLKTFDLEFVNPQDKEAFRFLPGQFCEVSVLGKGESPFGIASSPTETDYVRFTVNRAGLVTNTMHQLEAGDPIGMRGPLGNWYPLEQFKGANLVIVSGGFAFTTLRSVIRYLMDGHRPDFKDVTVIYGARTPGMLLYKSELEEWAKREDLKIHLTVDTEAKGWEGLVGFVPTVTEKIAPSPDNALLIMCGPPAMIRYTLPVVTKLGFAPEKIYTSLERRMKCGIGKCGRCNIGPYYVCKDGPVFSLAQLEGLPNEY from the coding sequence ATGGAACAAACCTCTGCCGTGAGCGAACGGCTCTACTACAAACGCGAGAACCCGTACCTTCCTATGCCTATGAAAATCCGCGACATACGCGTGGAATCCGAGGACGGGATGCTCAAAACGTTCGACCTTGAGTTCGTAAATCCTCAGGATAAGGAGGCTTTTCGCTTTCTGCCAGGCCAGTTTTGCGAGGTTTCCGTGCTCGGCAAGGGCGAATCGCCGTTCGGTATAGCCTCATCACCGACTGAGACCGACTACGTCCGCTTCACTGTAAATCGCGCAGGGCTAGTAACTAACACAATGCATCAGCTCGAGGCCGGCGACCCTATCGGAATGCGTGGTCCCCTTGGCAACTGGTACCCTCTGGAGCAGTTCAAGGGGGCAAATCTCGTTATAGTCTCTGGCGGATTTGCATTTACAACTCTAAGATCAGTAATAAGGTATCTTATGGACGGGCATCGACCCGACTTTAAGGATGTTACCGTTATCTACGGCGCGCGCACACCCGGGATGCTGCTCTATAAATCCGAGCTTGAGGAATGGGCGAAACGCGAGGACTTGAAGATTCATCTTACCGTTGATACCGAGGCAAAGGGCTGGGAAGGTCTCGTGGGATTTGTACCGACAGTTACGGAAAAGATTGCACCAAGTCCAGATAATGCTTTACTTATCATGTGCGGGCCCCCGGCTATGATACGCTACACGCTGCCGGTGGTCACAAAACTTGGTTTTGCGCCGGAGAAAATCTATACTTCCCTTGAACGCCGCATGAAGTGCGGGATAGGGAAATGCGGACGCTGCAATATAGGTCCTTACTACGTCTGCAAAGATGGTCCGGTATTTTCGCTTGCGCAATTAGAAGGTCTTCCTAACGAGTACTAA
- a CDS encoding carboxymuconolactone decarboxylase family protein produces the protein MQFWRKTKEESAIPTKYKELMQLSIVLVQHCRPCIRLHTEICVSVGCTREEILDAANVALAMGGGPVFEYIGYLVEALDEYLPRQKPV, from the coding sequence ATGCAGTTCTGGCGAAAAACCAAGGAAGAAAGCGCCATACCCACTAAGTACAAGGAGCTTATGCAGCTTTCGATAGTTCTTGTTCAGCATTGCAGACCCTGCATAAGGCTTCATACTGAGATTTGCGTGAGCGTAGGTTGTACGCGCGAGGAGATACTCGACGCTGCGAACGTAGCTTTGGCAATGGGCGGGGGACCGGTATTTGAATACATAGGTTATCTTGTTGAGGCGCTTGATGAGTATCTGCCTAGACAAAAACCGGTTTAG
- a CDS encoding sulfurtransferase TusA family protein translates to MEKDSTFDARGLLCPMPILKTAQKIKEIEPGQVLELLADDEGAREDVPAWCDQTGNEFLGMEEEGSVLKFYIRRKA, encoded by the coding sequence ATGGAAAAAGACTCGACTTTTGACGCTCGCGGGCTTCTGTGTCCGATGCCTATTCTTAAAACGGCGCAGAAGATAAAAGAGATAGAACCGGGACAGGTGCTTGAACTGCTTGCCGATGATGAAGGCGCAAGAGAAGACGTTCCGGCCTGGTGCGATCAGACAGGCAACGAGTTTCTGGGCATGGAAGAAGAGGGCAGCGTTCTGAAATTCTATATCCGTCGCAAAGCATAA
- the dsrH gene encoding sulfurtransferase complex subunit TusB — protein MGTLYLVTRSPFERGSWELALRLAAPGDGLCFIQDGVLAVRGPEPLVAKISELEQSGIRIWYLKEDLSARGLQAAQEKTIDYDKLAELVTEFKRIIT, from the coding sequence ATGGGTACACTCTATCTTGTTACTCGTTCGCCTTTTGAGCGCGGTTCGTGGGAGCTTGCGCTAAGGCTTGCCGCTCCCGGAGACGGACTCTGCTTCATACAAGACGGTGTTCTTGCCGTTCGAGGTCCCGAGCCGCTCGTTGCGAAGATTTCCGAACTTGAGCAGTCAGGGATCCGAATCTGGTATCTTAAAGAGGATCTTTCTGCCCGCGGGCTCCAGGCCGCGCAGGAAAAGACGATTGATTACGACAAGCTCGCGGAGCTTGTTACAGAGTTTAAAAGAATCATAACCTAA
- a CDS encoding aldehyde dehydrogenase family protein, whose protein sequence is MSAILKVYNPYDSSVIAELKQDSESEVHEKIELARIGLTKMNGLSQRQRAVILNKAADLITEDSEDFAKTLVLEVGKTIREARTEVSRCTETLRLSAIEAIKLAGEEVSFSAAGHPYKQGFFRRAPCGVVAAITPFNFPLNLAAHKLGPAIAAGCSVLLKPASVAPLSGIKLAEYLIKAGLPQEAMQVVIGSGSSVGKSIVSSTVPRMVTFTGSRAVGEEITRFAGLKRLCMELGSNSAVVILSDADLEKAARKIKAGGYSLAGQVCISTQRVYAEKQIYSNFLDLLLSEVSKIKTGDPMSEETDLGPMIESKEVDRALSWIAEAGKSGGEVALEGARDGNVLGPWILTQVPENQKVIQDEAFAPLVVVNPVRDLDEAIENVNATGYGLQGSIFTSDLKKAFYACNEIEAGGVLVNEIPTFRSDLMPYGGMKGSGLGREGPAYAVREMTEEKLYLFDIS, encoded by the coding sequence GTGTCCGCAATTCTCAAGGTATACAATCCCTACGATTCATCTGTGATAGCTGAACTGAAACAAGATTCAGAGTCCGAAGTCCATGAAAAAATAGAACTCGCTCGGATCGGTCTTACGAAGATGAATGGCCTGAGTCAGCGTCAGCGAGCCGTTATCCTTAATAAAGCGGCAGATTTAATTACAGAAGACTCCGAAGATTTCGCAAAGACTCTGGTTTTAGAAGTAGGGAAGACAATAAGGGAGGCAAGGACTGAAGTCTCAAGATGTACTGAGACCCTCAGGCTCTCAGCCATAGAGGCGATTAAGCTTGCGGGTGAAGAAGTTTCATTTTCTGCCGCAGGACACCCTTACAAGCAAGGCTTCTTCCGCAGAGCGCCCTGCGGAGTTGTTGCTGCAATCACCCCTTTCAATTTTCCTTTGAATCTTGCAGCACACAAACTCGGGCCCGCAATTGCCGCGGGCTGCAGTGTCTTATTAAAGCCGGCTTCTGTTGCACCGCTTTCGGGCATAAAACTTGCCGAGTATCTTATCAAGGCCGGTTTGCCTCAGGAAGCTATGCAGGTCGTGATAGGTTCAGGTTCATCAGTCGGGAAGTCAATCGTTTCTTCAACCGTACCCAGAATGGTTACCTTCACAGGCTCAAGGGCGGTAGGCGAGGAGATTACGCGTTTTGCCGGTCTCAAAAGACTTTGCATGGAACTCGGCTCCAACTCTGCAGTAGTGATACTCTCGGACGCTGATTTAGAGAAGGCGGCAAGAAAGATTAAAGCCGGCGGATACAGCCTTGCCGGACAGGTTTGCATCTCTACACAGAGGGTGTATGCAGAGAAACAAATCTACAGCAACTTCCTAGATCTTCTTCTCTCCGAGGTTTCTAAAATCAAGACCGGAGATCCAATGAGTGAAGAGACTGATCTTGGTCCGATGATCGAATCAAAAGAGGTAGACCGCGCCCTTTCGTGGATTGCCGAGGCCGGAAAATCAGGGGGAGAGGTCGCGCTCGAAGGCGCTCGTGATGGGAATGTCCTTGGGCCATGGATTCTAACTCAAGTCCCTGAAAATCAGAAGGTTATCCAGGATGAAGCGTTTGCTCCTCTTGTTGTCGTGAATCCGGTCAGGGACTTGGATGAAGCCATAGAGAACGTCAACGCGACCGGCTACGGTCTTCAGGGTTCTATCTTTACCTCCGACCTCAAGAAAGCCTTTTACGCATGTAATGAAATAGAGGCTGGAGGAGTTCTTGTTAATGAAATACCCACCTTCAGGTCAGACCTTATGCCTTACGGCGGCATGAAGGGTTCGGGTCTGGGACGAGAAGGTCCGGCTTACGCAGTCCGCGAGATGACCGAGGAGAAACTC
- a CDS encoding 4Fe-4S dicluster domain-containing protein codes for MSGGNLEEENVIDNEEQRPAEPDSAEGITRTEAQKVVRFEDLNPSFKYEIQAEPNGEFITRCYACGTCTASCPVRATDDSFNPRRIIHMALLGMKEQVLKSEFVWLCSTCYSCHERCPQDVRITEMMNALKNLAVKSGYIHPAFTAQIDLIQGHGRLYEADDFTNKKRVKAGLPELTESPEPIKSIFRATGLYDYSTDAKKDKEGQNG; via the coding sequence ATGTCTGGAGGAAATTTGGAAGAAGAAAATGTGATTGATAACGAAGAACAAAGACCGGCAGAGCCGGATTCAGCCGAAGGGATAACCCGTACTGAAGCTCAAAAGGTGGTCAGGTTTGAAGATTTGAACCCCAGCTTCAAATATGAGATTCAAGCTGAGCCCAACGGAGAATTTATTACTCGCTGTTATGCTTGCGGAACTTGCACTGCATCGTGTCCGGTCCGTGCAACGGATGATAGTTTTAATCCACGCAGAATAATACACATGGCACTCCTCGGGATGAAGGAGCAGGTATTGAAATCCGAGTTTGTATGGTTATGCTCAACCTGCTACTCGTGTCATGAGCGTTGTCCACAGGATGTCCGAATTACAGAGATGATGAACGCTTTAAAAAATCTCGCAGTCAAGAGCGGTTACATTCACCCTGCGTTCACCGCGCAGATAGACCTTATCCAGGGTCATGGCAGGCTTTACGAGGCCGACGACTTCACGAACAAAAAAAGAGTAAAAGCCGGACTTCCAGAACTTACGGAATCACCTGAACCCATAAAGTCCATCTTCAGGGCTACCGGGCTCTACGATTACTCGACCGATGCGAAAAAGGATAAGGAGGGTCAAAATGGCTAA
- a CDS encoding pyridine nucleotide-disulfide oxidoreductase, whose protein sequence is MAEKKNMLAMVVSEQVLEKTMAAMMLATTAAASGMEAHLFFTFWGLNALKKKFSPKLRGMMSIGTGMMNSKMKKLGIATWPELLKMAQETGVNLYACNTTLQLFGFKKEDLLDGVRIVGAAQFLKMASDASVQLFIG, encoded by the coding sequence ATGGCGGAGAAAAAAAACATGCTTGCCATGGTGGTAAGCGAACAGGTCCTTGAAAAAACAATGGCGGCAATGATGCTTGCAACTACGGCAGCAGCTTCAGGAATGGAAGCGCATCTTTTCTTTACTTTCTGGGGACTCAATGCTCTCAAAAAAAAGTTTTCACCCAAGCTAAGAGGTATGATGAGCATAGGAACCGGTATGATGAACTCAAAGATGAAGAAACTCGGAATCGCAACGTGGCCCGAACTCCTCAAGATGGCACAGGAGACGGGCGTTAATCTCTATGCCTGCAACACAACACTTCAGCTTTTCGGCTTCAAGAAAGAAGATCTTCTTGATGGAGTAAGGATAGTGGGTGCGGCTCAATTTCTGAAGATGGCTTCAGATGCTTCAGTCCAGCTTTTTATAGGTTAA
- a CDS encoding DMT family protein has product MLTIGLLLISNIFMTIAWYGHLKFKTAPLWIVILVSWGIAFVEYCFQVPANRIGHSQFTAAQLKTMQEVITLVVFAVFSVVYLKEQLKWNYLVGFMLIIGAVFFVFKKW; this is encoded by the coding sequence ATGTTGACTATAGGACTCCTACTGATCTCTAATATATTTATGACCATAGCGTGGTACGGGCACCTCAAGTTTAAAACAGCCCCGCTCTGGATAGTAATACTTGTCAGCTGGGGAATAGCATTCGTCGAATACTGCTTTCAGGTTCCGGCAAACAGAATCGGTCACAGCCAGTTCACGGCAGCGCAGCTAAAAACAATGCAGGAAGTAATCACTCTTGTTGTTTTTGCCGTATTTTCAGTCGTATATCTAAAGGAACAGCTCAAATGGAACTATCTTGTCGGATTTATGTTGATAATAGGAGCCGTCTTCTTTGTTTTCAAAAAGTGGTGA
- a CDS encoding TldD/PmbA family protein — protein sequence MKKELYEKEIKTAFQYAKKFFDYADILYEKVEKTEAKTIGSQTYITPLSVKARVQMRFLKDGKKVSLKVGDMDQDALCEAVERAKGLWRIAKRPKTAVKLASIPNPRRNEYVIKPRLDLANADPKKVIDAVLKAVQRIARGFERKHASCGVKINPEIWFYAQNEEKIIADTRGIRKRQKMPRTFLQVHTKLRDGKGKTTQTRVRVADIKGLEALLVRTKRGYKFNPKAEFEVKSWMKKAVCLLDGISLSAGDVSRMDHLILDFNTLGVFIHEALGHNFEADGVKSGVSGVADAEGKPRGVVAASSVDIIDGPLIKYAGGKPDMRAGFGTELIDDEGVEVQPKILAKAGKVAEFIHNRETAGYFNKKPNGGAFSQLGDPQVCRMSNTYMLPRDKSIIRKSLKDLIKDVSYGAILEGTLGGAVSKDGMSSSIQIGYLVENGKITKTLNPANFSGKSMYALRYIDACAGEIRIDDVGFCGKEAQHRPVGDGGPLWTRLKTNEYIQLAVQGGRDV from the coding sequence ATGAAAAAAGAGTTGTATGAAAAAGAGATAAAAACAGCTTTTCAGTACGCTAAGAAATTCTTCGATTACGCCGATATCCTTTACGAGAAGGTCGAGAAAACAGAGGCAAAAACCATAGGTTCGCAGACCTACATCACGCCCTTGAGCGTGAAGGCCCGGGTGCAGATGCGTTTCCTGAAGGACGGAAAGAAAGTTTCCCTTAAGGTAGGGGACATGGACCAAGATGCGCTTTGCGAGGCGGTCGAACGCGCCAAGGGGCTGTGGCGTATAGCCAAAAGACCCAAAACGGCCGTCAAGCTTGCATCCATACCTAATCCCAGGCGCAACGAATACGTCATCAAACCTAGGCTCGATCTGGCTAATGCCGACCCTAAAAAAGTCATAGATGCGGTGCTCAAGGCCGTGCAGAGAATCGCCAGAGGATTCGAGAGGAAGCACGCATCGTGCGGCGTGAAGATTAACCCCGAGATATGGTTCTACGCACAGAACGAGGAAAAGATAATCGCCGATACCAGGGGGATCCGCAAACGCCAGAAAATGCCCCGCACCTTCCTGCAGGTGCATACTAAGCTTAGAGACGGCAAGGGAAAGACCACGCAGACAAGGGTGCGCGTCGCTGACATAAAGGGGCTTGAGGCTCTGCTGGTCCGTACAAAAAGAGGCTACAAGTTCAATCCCAAAGCGGAATTCGAGGTGAAGAGCTGGATGAAGAAGGCGGTCTGCCTGCTCGACGGAATCTCGCTTTCAGCCGGTGATGTTTCGAGGATGGATCATCTCATTCTCGACTTCAACACCCTGGGCGTTTTTATCCACGAAGCGCTGGGTCACAACTTCGAAGCCGACGGTGTAAAATCCGGTGTTTCCGGGGTTGCCGATGCCGAAGGAAAGCCGCGCGGCGTGGTTGCCGCTTCAAGCGTCGACATCATCGACGGTCCGCTAATCAAATACGCAGGAGGCAAGCCGGATATGAGAGCGGGATTCGGCACCGAGCTCATAGACGACGAGGGCGTAGAGGTGCAGCCTAAGATACTGGCTAAGGCAGGAAAGGTCGCAGAGTTCATCCACAACCGCGAGACCGCAGGATACTTCAATAAAAAGCCGAACGGCGGCGCGTTTTCCCAGCTGGGCGACCCCCAGGTCTGCAGGATGTCCAATACCTACATGCTTCCGCGAGACAAATCGATAATACGAAAGAGCCTTAAGGATTTGATAAAAGACGTGTCCTACGGCGCTATCCTCGAGGGTACGCTCGGCGGAGCGGTCTCCAAGGACGGGATGTCGTCCTCAATCCAGATAGGCTACCTCGTAGAAAATGGAAAGATAACAAAGACCCTTAATCCCGCCAACTTCTCGGGCAAAAGCATGTACGCGCTTCGATACATCGACGCCTGCGCGGGCGAGATTCGGATAGACGACGTCGGCTTCTGCGGCAAGGAAGCCCAGCACCGGCCTGTAGGCGACGGAGGCCCCCTGTGGACCAGGTTAAAGACCAACGAGTACATTCAGTTAGCCGTTCAGGGAGGCCGGGATGTTTGA